In the bacterium genome, one interval contains:
- a CDS encoding DUF2065 domain-containing protein, with the protein MQFQLDIFLAALGLALIIEGMPYFLGPEAVKQMVIKLLGLPAGVLRGLGLASIGAGLLLVALSRYLGLGK; encoded by the coding sequence ATGCAATTCCAACTCGATATTTTTCTCGCCGCCCTGGGACTCGCCCTGATCATCGAGGGGATGCCCTATTTCCTCGGTCCGGAGGCTGTCAAGCAGATGGTGATCAAGCTGCTCGGCCTGCCTGCCGGGGTCCTCAGGGGATTGGGTCTCGCCAGCATCGGGGCCGGCCTGCTCCTCGTCGCCCTTTCCCGATACCTGGGGTTGGGAAAGTGA
- the queA gene encoding tRNA preQ1(34) S-adenosylmethionine ribosyltransferase-isomerase QueA, with amino-acid sequence MTKKNHTDIETYKYSLPGSLIAQVPAARRTGSRLLHLDRGSGTVGHLGFTDLVGLLRPGDLLILNDTKVFPARITCRRVSGGSVELMLKHYPDAGGQASCLVRPGRRMRDSEEVFLGDAGADTLVVHRKGELFTVSGGVVSVAEAISRYGRIPLPPYIRRDSSGPGAEDEVRYQTVYADRLGAVAAPTAGLHFDTATIQAIASSGVGIASVTLHVGPGTFQPVRVRDISMHTMEMELYHIPEETAAAVMAAKRSGGRVIAVGTTVVRTLESGSGGRHLKAGDGNTGLFITPGYRFKVVDALLTNFHLPRSTLLMLVCAFGGTERVIAAYGEAVREKYRFYSYGDCMFVE; translated from the coding sequence ATGACCAAAAAAAATCATACAGACATTGAAACCTACAAATATTCCCTCCCCGGATCGCTTATCGCTCAGGTTCCGGCGGCCCGGAGAACGGGGTCGAGGCTTCTGCACCTGGATCGCGGTTCGGGCACCGTCGGGCACCTGGGGTTTACGGACCTCGTCGGCCTCCTTCGGCCGGGAGACCTCCTGATCCTCAACGATACGAAGGTCTTTCCGGCGCGCATCACGTGCAGAAGGGTTTCGGGAGGCTCGGTGGAGCTGATGCTGAAGCACTATCCCGACGCCGGGGGGCAGGCCTCCTGCCTGGTTCGTCCCGGGCGCCGGATGCGGGACAGCGAGGAGGTGTTCCTGGGTGACGCGGGGGCCGACACGCTGGTGGTCCATCGCAAAGGGGAGCTTTTCACCGTGTCCGGGGGTGTGGTCTCGGTCGCCGAAGCGATCAGCCGGTATGGCCGGATACCCCTTCCGCCATACATCAGGCGGGACAGCTCCGGTCCCGGCGCCGAGGACGAGGTTCGCTACCAGACGGTTTACGCCGACCGGTTGGGAGCTGTGGCGGCCCCCACTGCCGGTCTGCATTTTGACACCGCCACCATCCAGGCCATCGCGTCTTCCGGGGTCGGGATCGCAAGTGTAACCCTTCACGTGGGTCCGGGCACCTTCCAGCCGGTCCGGGTCCGGGACATTTCCATGCATACCATGGAGATGGAGCTCTACCACATCCCGGAGGAAACGGCGGCGGCGGTGATGGCGGCAAAAAGGTCGGGTGGGCGCGTGATCGCAGTGGGCACGACCGTGGTCAGGACCCTCGAATCGGGGTCCGGCGGCCGGCATCTCAAGGCCGGTGATGGGAATACAGGCCTTTTCATCACCCCGGGATACCGGTTCAAGGTCGTGGACGCACTTCTCACAAATTTCCATTTGCCCCGATCCACCCTCCTCATGCTGGTGTGCGCCTTC